In Ilumatobacter fluminis, the following proteins share a genomic window:
- a CDS encoding HAD family hydrolase: MSSPTTIAAFDFDETLTRRDTVVPFLRLMASRRRIGAGVAMRGVRTFQALARRDRHLLRSVATEVVFSGRPIADVERLADDYGVSIADGLLRDDTAARLAWHRERGHLVVIVSASYEQYVHVVGDRLGVDGVVATRLEVTDDRCTGRLDGPNCRGPEKVRRLDEWMAGRGLRRDDVTLWAYGDSAGDRELLEWADHPVWVTEPLASVAP, from the coding sequence GTGAGCTCGCCGACGACGATCGCCGCGTTCGACTTCGACGAGACGCTGACCCGGCGCGACACCGTCGTGCCGTTCCTCCGTCTGATGGCGTCACGGCGTCGGATCGGGGCGGGTGTCGCCATGCGCGGCGTGCGCACCTTCCAGGCGCTCGCTCGCCGCGACCGGCACCTGCTGCGCTCCGTGGCGACCGAGGTCGTGTTCAGCGGACGACCGATCGCCGACGTCGAGCGGCTGGCCGACGACTACGGGGTCTCGATCGCCGACGGCCTGCTCCGTGACGACACGGCCGCCCGACTCGCCTGGCACCGGGAACGAGGCCACCTCGTCGTGATCGTGTCGGCGTCGTACGAGCAGTACGTCCACGTGGTCGGCGACCGGCTCGGCGTCGACGGGGTCGTCGCAACCCGCCTCGAGGTCACCGACGACCGATGCACCGGCCGGCTCGACGGCCCGAACTGCCGCGGCCCGGAGAAGGTCCGCCGCCTCGACGAGTGGATGGCCGGGCGCGGCCTCCGCCGCGACGACGTCACGTTGTGGGCCTATGGCGACTCCGCCGGTGACCGCGAGCTGCTCGAGTGGGCCGACCATCCCGTCTGGGTGACC
- a CDS encoding CGNR zinc finger domain-containing protein encodes MHVRANSIDDEIRLTVDAAVELANISAGEPLPDHEVLSELERLRAVLVEFEFLRARGATDAELGAFADRLVSVGRLVRSLPDIDLSSAVDALNAQLEAAAIAPSLSAHDGFALHIHWTGPSTPFAHQVAVDLLMALAQAVCDHGTDRFGRCAADDCNRVFHDTTKNHSRRFCTDPRCASRTHTAAHRARQNPE; translated from the coding sequence ATGCACGTGCGGGCCAACTCGATCGACGACGAGATCAGGCTCACGGTCGATGCCGCCGTCGAGCTGGCGAACATCTCGGCGGGCGAACCGCTGCCCGACCACGAGGTGCTGTCCGAACTCGAGCGGCTGCGTGCCGTCCTCGTCGAGTTCGAGTTCTTGCGGGCGCGTGGCGCGACCGACGCCGAACTCGGCGCCTTCGCCGATCGGCTCGTCTCGGTCGGGCGGTTGGTGCGGTCCCTGCCCGACATCGACCTGTCGAGCGCCGTCGACGCCCTCAACGCTCAGCTCGAGGCGGCCGCCATTGCGCCATCGCTCAGTGCGCACGACGGCTTCGCGCTCCACATCCACTGGACCGGGCCGAGCACACCGTTCGCTCATCAGGTGGCGGTCGATCTGCTCATGGCGTTGGCGCAGGCGGTGTGTGATCACGGCACCGACCGGTTCGGGCGATGCGCTGCCGACGACTGCAATCGGGTGTTCCACGACACGACGAAGAACCACTCCCGACGGTTCTGCACCGACCCCCGCTGCGCGAGCCGAACCCACACGGCCGCCCACCGGGCACGTCAGAACCCGGAGTGA
- the aroA gene encoding 3-phosphoshikimate 1-carboxyvinyltransferase, whose amino-acid sequence MSTTMRVAPSGRIDAVVAVPGSKSIANRALVCAALADGTSTLSNLPDGDDTTALLAAVEALGVAVTHDGERAVIDGHGGNWPSATLHAGLAGTTSRFLTALVALGSTPITIDGDPPLRGRPFGPLLDALTQLGVGIEFGEQPGHLPLTITGPPNGTGVSLRGDVSSQFVSALMMIGPAIDNGLVIELTSPLVSVPYVDLTADVMGWFGVDGIERTHDRIAVPHGSYRAGEVTIEPDASSASYPLALAAVCGGRVTVEGLGLGALQGDARFADLLASMGCAVTRTTSAVTVESGGVLRGIDVDMSDISDLVPTVAIVAACASSPTRIRGVGFIRAKESDRLGDLTNELRRLGVDIDETDDGLEIRPSAEGWHGGRVDTHHDHRLAMAFGVLGSRIGDVEVAEPDVVSKSWPGFWQMLSAVTT is encoded by the coding sequence ATGAGCACCACGATGCGCGTCGCACCGTCCGGACGAATCGACGCCGTGGTCGCCGTACCCGGCTCCAAGTCGATCGCGAACCGTGCACTGGTCTGTGCAGCGCTCGCCGACGGCACCAGCACCCTGTCGAACCTCCCCGACGGCGACGACACGACGGCGCTCCTCGCCGCGGTCGAGGCGCTCGGCGTCGCGGTCACCCACGACGGCGAACGTGCCGTGATCGACGGGCACGGCGGGAACTGGCCGTCGGCCACGCTGCACGCCGGGCTCGCCGGCACCACATCACGGTTCCTCACGGCGCTGGTCGCCCTCGGATCCACCCCGATCACGATCGACGGCGATCCGCCGCTGCGTGGCCGACCGTTCGGACCACTGCTCGACGCGCTCACCCAGCTCGGCGTGGGCATCGAATTCGGCGAACAGCCGGGACATCTCCCACTCACGATCACCGGGCCACCGAACGGCACCGGCGTGTCGCTCCGTGGCGACGTGTCGAGCCAGTTCGTCTCGGCGTTGATGATGATCGGGCCGGCGATCGACAACGGACTCGTGATCGAGCTCACCTCGCCGCTCGTCTCCGTGCCCTACGTCGACCTCACGGCCGACGTGATGGGGTGGTTCGGTGTCGACGGCATCGAGCGGACGCACGACCGGATCGCCGTGCCCCACGGCAGCTACCGGGCGGGCGAGGTGACGATCGAACCCGACGCCTCGTCGGCCAGCTATCCGCTCGCACTCGCCGCGGTCTGCGGCGGACGGGTGACGGTCGAGGGCCTCGGCCTGGGGGCGCTGCAGGGAGACGCCAGGTTCGCCGATCTGTTGGCGTCGATGGGGTGCGCCGTCACCCGCACGACGTCGGCCGTCACCGTCGAATCCGGGGGCGTCCTCCGCGGGATCGACGTCGACATGAGCGATATCTCCGATCTCGTTCCGACCGTCGCGATCGTGGCGGCGTGTGCGTCGTCGCCGACCCGGATCCGAGGCGTGGGGTTCATCCGTGCCAAGGAGAGCGACCGGCTCGGCGATCTCACCAACGAGCTGCGGCGTCTCGGCGTCGACATCGACGAAACCGACGACGGACTCGAGATCCGCCCGTCCGCCGAGGGCTGGCACGGCGGACGCGTCGACACCCACCACGATCACCGACTGGCGATGGCCTTCGGCGTCCTCGGGAGCCGCATCGGCGACGTCGAGGTGGCCGAGCCCGACGTCGTGTCGAAGAGCTGGCCCGGTTTCTGGCAGATGCTGTCGGCCGTCACGACGTGA
- the scpB gene encoding SMC-Scp complex subunit ScpB, which translates to MSDELVPVEEQIASFKRAIEAVIIVSHDPVPTDLLAQLLEQPIALVEQWCEELAAEYVEQGRGFELRRVAGGFRYQTHPDQTPYVERFVLHDQKARLSGAALETLAIIAYKQPISRAQVASIRGVDPDGVIRTLQARGYIDEIGRDDGPGQAVLFGTTPMFLEKLGLDTLDDLPPIAEFIPDADVVEALEHGLRVAPVDLPDLDAAPVTDDTPDAAPDHGEQDDHVEQDDHGDQDDHVEHVESIDSQAPDPGAGAPPDDDDAV; encoded by the coding sequence ATGTCCGACGAACTCGTGCCCGTCGAGGAACAGATCGCATCGTTCAAGCGCGCCATCGAGGCCGTCATCATCGTCAGCCATGATCCGGTCCCGACCGATCTGCTGGCCCAACTGCTCGAGCAGCCGATCGCGCTCGTCGAGCAGTGGTGCGAGGAGCTCGCCGCCGAGTACGTCGAGCAGGGACGCGGCTTCGAGTTGCGTCGCGTCGCCGGCGGCTTCCGGTACCAGACGCACCCCGACCAGACGCCGTACGTCGAACGGTTCGTGCTGCACGACCAGAAGGCGCGCCTGTCGGGTGCAGCGCTCGAGACACTGGCGATCATCGCCTACAAGCAGCCGATCTCGCGGGCACAGGTCGCGTCGATCCGCGGTGTCGACCCCGACGGCGTGATCCGGACACTCCAGGCGCGCGGCTACATCGACGAGATCGGCCGCGACGACGGTCCGGGCCAGGCGGTGCTGTTCGGCACGACGCCGATGTTCCTCGAGAAGCTCGGCCTCGACACCCTCGACGACCTGCCACCGATCGCCGAATTCATCCCCGACGCCGACGTCGTCGAAGCGCTCGAACACGGTCTCCGGGTCGCCCCGGTCGACCTGCCCGATCTCGACGCGGCACCGGTCACCGACGACACGCCCGACGCAGCTCCCGACCACGGCGAGCAGGACGACCACGTCGAGCAGGACGACCACGGCGACCAGGACGATCACGTCGAGCACGTCGAGTCGATCGACTCCCAGGCCCCGGACCCCGGCGCGGGTGCGCCGCCCGACGATGACGACGCCGTCTGA
- a CDS encoding segregation and condensation protein A, translating into MSIDVTTPVYDGPFDLLLQLILKEQVDLYEVNLSRIVDAYLHEIEQMQALDLNVATEFLLIAATLVELKTRRLLPGSGDVDLDEELALWEERDLLLARLIECKTFKDVAQVFSGLADEADLSFPRTVGPDERFAGLMPDLLEGTSLRRFQSAAIRALTPRPEPIVDLFHVNPIKVTVADAVAELIDELPRAGRISFRRLTADLADRIEVIVRFLAVLELFKQGYVEVDQPDRFGDIEVIWSAPADASAEAILIDAYDG; encoded by the coding sequence ATGTCGATCGACGTGACCACCCCCGTCTACGACGGCCCGTTCGATCTGCTGCTCCAGCTGATCCTGAAAGAACAGGTCGACCTGTACGAGGTCAACTTGTCGCGCATCGTCGACGCCTACCTGCACGAGATCGAGCAGATGCAGGCACTCGACCTGAACGTGGCCACCGAGTTCCTGCTCATCGCCGCCACCCTGGTCGAGCTCAAGACGCGCCGCCTCCTCCCGGGTTCCGGCGACGTCGACCTCGACGAGGAACTCGCCCTGTGGGAAGAGCGCGACCTGCTGCTCGCCCGCCTCATCGAGTGCAAGACCTTCAAAGACGTCGCCCAGGTCTTCAGCGGCCTCGCCGACGAAGCCGATCTGTCGTTCCCGCGCACCGTCGGTCCCGACGAGCGGTTCGCCGGCCTCATGCCCGACCTGCTCGAGGGAACCAGCCTGCGCCGCTTCCAGAGCGCTGCGATCCGGGCGCTCACGCCGCGCCCCGAGCCGATCGTCGACCTGTTCCACGTCAACCCGATCAAGGTCACGGTGGCCGACGCCGTCGCCGAGCTGATCGACGAACTGCCGCGGGCGGGCCGGATCTCGTTCCGTCGCCTCACCGCCGATCTCGCCGACCGGATCGAGGTGATCGTCCGGTTCCTCGCCGTGCTCGAACTCTTCAAGCAGGGGTACGTCGAGGTCGACCAGCCCGATCGGTTCGGCGACATCGAGGTGATCTGGTCGGCACCGGCCGACGCCTCCGCCGAAGCGATCCTGATCGACGCCTACGACGGCTGA
- a CDS encoding prephenate dehydrogenase/arogenate dehydrogenase family protein, producing MTQRTANVIGLGLIGGSIAIGLRQRGWRVHGDDTRPGTETRAVELGVIDAGGLAPDADITFVAVPVLAVADQVGRALRETKGVVTDVGSVKSMVSEQCDDPRFVGSHPMAGSELDGLDGADPEMFNGAVWVVTPVPTTDDVTLAKITGVLRELGAEVVALSPDRHDQVVAVVSHVPHLTAATLMRLAVDRAEEHAPLLRLAAGGFRDMTRIASGRPDIWLDICAENRTAIIAALDELITGLASMRETVAADDRDALLAALTGAREARTNLPGRVVHPEELVEVRIRIPDRAGAAAEVFTLAADLGVNIANFEVVHLAEGNRGVAVVLIDAASSDVFKGGLIARGFKPSITALT from the coding sequence GTGACCCAGCGAACTGCGAACGTGATCGGCCTCGGCCTGATCGGTGGATCGATCGCGATCGGGCTCCGCCAGCGCGGATGGCGGGTCCACGGCGACGACACCCGCCCCGGCACCGAAACGCGAGCCGTCGAACTCGGCGTGATCGACGCCGGTGGCCTGGCGCCCGACGCCGACATCACCTTCGTCGCGGTCCCCGTGCTCGCGGTCGCCGACCAGGTCGGGCGAGCGCTGCGCGAGACCAAGGGCGTCGTGACCGACGTGGGCTCCGTGAAGTCGATGGTCAGCGAGCAGTGCGACGACCCCCGCTTCGTCGGCAGCCACCCGATGGCCGGCAGCGAACTCGACGGGCTCGACGGCGCCGACCCGGAGATGTTCAACGGTGCGGTCTGGGTCGTGACACCGGTTCCGACCACCGACGACGTCACCCTCGCCAAGATCACCGGCGTGCTCCGCGAGCTCGGCGCCGAGGTGGTCGCCCTGTCGCCCGATCGACACGACCAGGTCGTCGCCGTCGTCAGCCACGTCCCCCATCTCACGGCGGCCACGCTGATGCGCCTCGCCGTCGATCGTGCCGAGGAACACGCACCCCTGCTGCGCCTGGCGGCGGGCGGCTTCCGTGACATGACCCGCATCGCGTCCGGCCGTCCCGACATCTGGCTCGACATCTGCGCCGAGAACCGGACGGCGATCATCGCCGCCCTCGACGAGCTGATCACCGGGCTGGCGTCGATGCGCGAGACGGTCGCCGCCGACGACCGAGACGCCCTGTTGGCCGCCCTCACCGGCGCCCGTGAGGCGCGCACCAACCTGCCGGGACGAGTGGTGCACCCCGAGGAACTCGTCGAGGTCCGGATCCGCATCCCCGACCGTGCCGGCGCGGCGGCCGAGGTGTTCACCCTCGCCGCCGATCTCGGCGTCAACATCGCCAACTTCGAGGTCGTGCACCTCGCCGAGGGCAACCGCGGCGTCGCCGTGGTGCTGATCGACGCCGCGTCGAGCGACGTCTTCAAGGGCGGCCTCATCGCCCGCGGCTTCAAGCCGTCGATCACGGCGCTGACATGA
- a CDS encoding pseudouridine synthase has product MTTPSDPDEPEAPLWEQWAEQRKQLPTGERLQKVLASTGWGSRRTCEELIAEGRVTVNGDVAQLGRRVDPEQDRIEVDGAPVGVKPGLVYYLLNKPTGVVTTAKDTHGRRTVVDLVPSEPRVFPVGRLDVDTEGLLLLTNDGDLAHRITHPSHGVEKEYLVHVKGRVSQGGLRRLRDGVELDDGLTAPAAASQPSPGVLRLTIHEGRNRQVRRMCDAIGHPVLRLVRTRIGPITDRSLRPGDWRELSTGERRALAEAVATS; this is encoded by the coding sequence ATGACGACGCCGTCTGATCCCGACGAGCCGGAGGCGCCACTGTGGGAGCAGTGGGCCGAACAGCGCAAGCAGCTGCCGACGGGGGAGCGGCTCCAGAAGGTGCTCGCCTCCACCGGGTGGGGCAGTCGACGCACGTGTGAGGAACTGATCGCCGAAGGTCGGGTCACCGTGAACGGTGACGTGGCCCAGCTCGGCCGACGCGTCGATCCGGAGCAGGACCGCATCGAGGTCGACGGCGCACCGGTCGGTGTCAAGCCGGGGCTGGTGTACTACCTGCTCAACAAGCCGACGGGTGTCGTCACGACCGCCAAGGACACCCACGGCCGCCGAACCGTCGTCGATCTCGTGCCGAGCGAACCCCGGGTTTTCCCGGTGGGCCGACTCGACGTCGACACCGAAGGGCTGCTGCTGCTCACCAACGACGGCGACCTGGCGCATCGCATCACGCACCCGAGCCACGGCGTCGAGAAGGAGTACCTCGTCCACGTCAAGGGTCGGGTCAGTCAGGGCGGCCTGCGTCGTCTGCGCGACGGTGTCGAGCTCGACGACGGGCTGACGGCGCCCGCCGCAGCATCGCAACCGTCACCGGGCGTACTCCGGCTCACGATCCACGAGGGCCGCAACCGGCAGGTCCGGCGGATGTGCGACGCGATCGGCCACCCGGTCCTGCGGCTCGTCCGGACACGCATCGGCCCCATCACCGACCGCTCGCTGCGGCCGGGCGACTGGCGCGAGCTGTCGACGGGCGAACGCCGGGCGCTCGCCGAAGCGGTCGCCACCTCGTGA